In Paenarthrobacter sp. GOM3, a single window of DNA contains:
- a CDS encoding glycosyltransferase, which yields MPAHDEEQHIGRALAALGTALDTLEREHPGVPATVTVVLDSCTDGSAAITAARVAADPRFASVAVQLRSAGACRDQGIRTALLSHPAEATGSLWLANTDADSVVPPNWLVRQVGLANAGADVVLGSVEPDAYDLDPAVLSQWLELHPFRENHQHIYGANLGIRASAYLAAGGFPHLRAHEDRRLVERTRHQGFRVTATDSIRVLTSGRTHARAPEGFAAYLRTLGAELPAATGS from the coding sequence ATGCCCGCCCACGACGAGGAGCAGCACATCGGCAGGGCGCTGGCAGCACTGGGTACAGCGTTGGACACCCTGGAACGGGAGCATCCGGGTGTGCCTGCCACTGTCACCGTGGTTCTGGACAGTTGCACTGACGGTTCGGCCGCGATCACCGCCGCCCGTGTCGCCGCCGATCCACGATTTGCTTCCGTCGCCGTGCAACTGCGGAGCGCGGGAGCTTGCCGGGACCAGGGTATTCGGACGGCCCTGCTCTCGCATCCGGCGGAAGCCACAGGGAGCTTGTGGCTCGCCAACACGGACGCCGACTCGGTTGTCCCCCCGAACTGGCTGGTGCGCCAAGTCGGGTTGGCTAACGCTGGAGCGGACGTGGTTCTGGGGTCGGTGGAACCGGATGCCTATGATCTGGACCCGGCCGTGCTCAGCCAGTGGCTGGAACTCCACCCGTTTCGCGAAAACCATCAGCACATCTACGGTGCCAACCTGGGGATCCGGGCCTCGGCGTACCTGGCCGCAGGGGGCTTCCCGCACCTTCGGGCCCACGAGGACAGGCGCCTGGTGGAGCGCACCCGTCACCAAGGTTTCAGGGTGACTGCTACGGATTCCATCAGGGTTCTCACCTCCGGCCGGACCCATGCCCGTGCACCCGAGGGATTCGCAGCGTATCTGCGGACTCTGGGCGCGGAACTTCCAGCCGCGACAGGGAGCTAA